One Brachybacterium kimchii genomic window carries:
- a CDS encoding CoA-binding protein, with protein MSAEKDGAGQAGAEKDGAGRTARTWVGPTAPQRLGILRRTRSVAIVGASTNPSRASYFVATYLLSSSPYDVYFVNPRATEILGQPAYASLADLPVVPDVVDVFRRHDDLPGVAREAVEVGAKTLWLQLGSWNEEAAAIAEEGGLDVVMDRCLKIEHARFHGGLHLAGFDTGEITSKKQRLAR; from the coding sequence ATGAGCGCGGAGAAGGACGGCGCGGGGCAGGCCGGCGCGGAGAAGGACGGCGCGGGGCGGACGGCACGGACCTGGGTGGGGCCCACGGCCCCGCAGCGGCTCGGGATCCTGCGGCGCACGCGGTCCGTCGCGATCGTCGGCGCCTCGACGAATCCCTCGCGGGCCAGCTACTTCGTGGCGACCTACCTGCTCTCGAGCTCCCCGTACGACGTGTACTTCGTGAACCCCCGCGCGACGGAGATCCTCGGGCAGCCGGCCTACGCCTCGCTCGCCGACCTGCCCGTGGTGCCCGACGTGGTCGACGTGTTCCGCCGCCACGACGACCTCCCCGGCGTGGCCCGAGAGGCCGTCGAGGTGGGCGCGAAGACCCTCTGGCTGCAGCTGGGCTCCTGGAATGAGGAGGCCGCCGCGATCGCCGAGGAGGGCGGGCTCGACGTGGTCATGGACCGCTGCCTGAAGATCGAGCACGCCCGCTTCCACGGCGGTCTGCACCTCGCCGGCTTCGACACCGGGGAGATCACCTCGAAGAAGCAGCGGCTCGCGCGGTAG
- a CDS encoding HNH endonuclease signature motif containing protein, which produces MEGPDLSEELEGIWDLAVRESQLAAELMRRLAPLWVGRDAVGALAHEGDVEDAQAAVALRTTTTVSYGQIRDAHEALTLFPLLFARVEAGELPVEWLRRVIHRSRDLPEEDRKGLDRVMGGWEFGVTPETFRRLLGELITWFTSLLELSPVERAQKRRHVAAPVVGVDGTASLTVTGPVPEILAFAQSLDAAAETLQAAQRHALDGDDEVPFDEDGTVRASGKTMTRGRLRYEALLRGEVNTDGREVPAARFAILVTIPFLTLLGQSEAPALLEGKHPIPADMARELAGQCPEWMRILTDPVTGAFLPLPPERYRPSVQMVTHLRLRGPECSVPGCVRASCRGVEVDHIEEFDHDHPGQGGVTEIENLHVLCWSHHQVKTARDIDPVRLRDDGGESGEGVERGMRDRHGGSPSSPVDPGIPVSRTRGRTHWSLGDAAELTVEDQGDLMTPLIVRELETAWHQHLTTTAHAPDLPVDADPPRPPAPTTRTTCDPPF; this is translated from the coding sequence GTGGAGGGCCCGGATCTGTCGGAGGAGCTCGAGGGGATTTGGGATCTCGCGGTCCGGGAGTCGCAGCTCGCGGCGGAGTTGATGCGGCGTCTCGCGCCGTTGTGGGTGGGGCGGGATGCGGTGGGTGCGCTGGCGCATGAGGGGGATGTGGAGGATGCGCAGGCGGCGGTGGCGCTGCGCACGACGACCACGGTGTCTTATGGGCAGATCCGTGACGCCCACGAGGCGCTGACGTTGTTCCCGTTGTTGTTCGCGCGGGTGGAAGCGGGCGAGCTGCCGGTCGAGTGGCTGCGCCGTGTCATCCACCGGTCCCGTGACCTGCCCGAGGAAGACCGGAAGGGCCTGGATCGGGTGATGGGTGGTTGGGAGTTCGGGGTGACTCCGGAGACGTTCCGGCGCCTGCTGGGCGAGTTGATCACCTGGTTCACGTCATTGCTGGAGTTGTCGCCGGTGGAGCGGGCGCAGAAGCGTCGGCATGTCGCGGCTCCGGTGGTGGGTGTGGATGGGACGGCGTCGTTGACGGTGACGGGTCCGGTCCCGGAGATCCTCGCGTTCGCCCAGTCCCTGGATGCGGCCGCGGAGACACTGCAGGCTGCTCAGCGTCACGCTCTCGACGGTGACGACGAGGTTCCGTTCGATGAGGACGGGACTGTGCGGGCGTCGGGGAAGACGATGACTCGTGGGCGCCTGCGGTATGAGGCGTTGCTGCGGGGGGAGGTGAACACGGACGGGCGCGAGGTGCCCGCGGCGCGGTTCGCGATCCTGGTGACGATCCCGTTCCTGACTCTGCTCGGCCAGAGCGAGGCACCGGCGCTGTTGGAGGGGAAGCATCCGATCCCCGCAGACATGGCACGCGAATTGGCGGGCCAGTGTCCGGAGTGGATGCGGATCCTGACCGATCCCGTCACGGGTGCTTTTTTGCCGTTGCCGCCGGAGCGGTATCGCCCGAGTGTGCAGATGGTGACGCATTTGCGGTTGCGGGGTCCGGAGTGTTCCGTTCCGGGGTGTGTGCGGGCGAGTTGTCGTGGTGTGGAGGTGGATCATATTGAGGAATTCGATCATGATCATCCCGGGCAGGGTGGGGTCACGGAGATCGAGAATCTTCATGTGTTGTGCTGGTCGCATCATCAGGTGAAAACCGCCCGTGATATCGACCCGGTCAGACTCCGCGATGATGGCGGTGAATCCGGTGAGGGTGTGGAACGAGGAATGCGGGACCGGCATGGCGGGAGTCCGTCGAGCCCCGTGGACCCGGGCATCCCTGTGTCCCGCACGCGGGGTCGCACGCACTGGTCCCTCGGGGACGCAGCCGAGCTGACCGTGGAGGACCAGGGCGATCTGATGACCCCGCTCATCGTCCGCGAGCTCGAGACCGCCTGGCACCAACACCTCACCACCACCGCACACGCACCCGATCTCCCCGTCGACGCCGACCCGCCCCGACCACCGGCCCCGACCACGAGAACGACCTGCGACCCGCCCTTCTGA